A region from the Geobacter benzoatilyticus genome encodes:
- a CDS encoding chloride channel protein codes for MDREPNRKSPLWTTPLVLIHDLHLLRRFVRIRRWIFSLLARMRISENTLMAILAVGIGLLAGFCNYAFRSGIDFFHRIIIEYGSRITGYSPYVWDTSRLWAAVFPVIGALMMLPLFVRYKEDMAFGFPRFLETVNLRGGRLPLRLMFTRGISSALTIGSGGSAGQEGPIAQIGGTAGSVIGHLLGMSEQRLKILIGCGVSGGVAATFNAPLAGVFFAQEIVLLSSFELSSFTSIVISSGMATVVSRAMYGDIPAFDVPAYQLVNPVELILYAVLGILCGCLAALFITGYSKTREFFSNLSVPPLWKPLIGGFLAGCVAVLLPQVQGNGYEFIEMALGNDLGWLLVTLLIVGKIAATCFTLGSGLPGGTFAPSLFIGSVTGMSFGFLANVLFPLQTATPGAYALVGMGAFLASVTHAPMTGIFLLFEMTGSYKVIVPIMLACAIGTAVARHFRKESLDTADLADKGIDLHTGREQTVLESIRVRGVMVRDPEIYPETMTIRQFMARTHSSRQVTFPIVTGAGELCGVVAIHDFLGVAFDPELLDRVTLGEMATGEIQTITSDDSLAEALQIIDCTTLDELPVVEPNKKKRVVGILTRLAITTAYNRAIMAQSLRS; via the coding sequence ATGGACCGCGAACCGAACCGAAAATCACCTCTTTGGACCACGCCACTGGTACTTATCCATGACCTCCACCTGCTGCGCCGGTTTGTCCGGATTCGGCGATGGATTTTCTCTCTTCTGGCCCGGATGCGGATCAGCGAGAATACGCTCATGGCGATCCTTGCCGTGGGGATCGGGCTCCTGGCGGGCTTCTGCAACTACGCCTTCCGTTCCGGGATCGACTTTTTCCACCGGATCATAATCGAGTACGGCTCCCGAATAACCGGCTATTCCCCCTACGTCTGGGACACAAGCCGCCTCTGGGCCGCGGTTTTCCCGGTTATCGGCGCCCTCATGATGCTGCCCCTCTTCGTCAGGTACAAGGAGGATATGGCCTTCGGCTTTCCCCGATTCCTGGAAACGGTCAACCTGCGGGGGGGACGCCTGCCGCTCAGGCTAATGTTCACCAGGGGGATATCATCGGCCCTCACCATAGGCTCGGGGGGTTCCGCAGGCCAGGAAGGTCCCATCGCCCAGATCGGTGGAACCGCCGGGTCAGTAATCGGGCACCTGTTGGGGATGTCGGAGCAACGGCTCAAAATCCTTATCGGCTGCGGTGTCTCCGGCGGAGTGGCAGCCACCTTCAACGCCCCCCTTGCCGGCGTTTTCTTTGCCCAGGAGATTGTTCTTCTTTCATCCTTCGAGCTCTCATCCTTCACGAGCATAGTCATCTCTTCAGGTATGGCCACCGTCGTCTCGCGGGCCATGTACGGCGATATCCCGGCCTTTGATGTTCCGGCCTACCAACTAGTCAATCCAGTCGAACTAATTTTATATGCCGTGCTCGGCATTCTGTGCGGTTGTCTCGCTGCGCTCTTCATAACCGGCTATTCAAAAACCAGGGAGTTTTTCAGCAACCTTAGCGTCCCCCCCCTCTGGAAGCCCCTGATCGGCGGATTCCTTGCCGGCTGCGTGGCGGTGCTCCTCCCCCAGGTACAGGGTAACGGTTACGAATTCATCGAAATGGCCCTGGGCAACGACCTGGGATGGCTGCTCGTCACGCTCCTCATCGTGGGGAAAATAGCCGCTACCTGTTTCACCCTCGGCTCGGGATTGCCTGGAGGGACCTTTGCCCCGTCGCTTTTCATCGGTTCAGTGACCGGCATGAGTTTCGGCTTCCTGGCAAACGTGCTTTTCCCGCTGCAAACAGCAACGCCGGGGGCTTACGCATTGGTGGGAATGGGGGCTTTTCTCGCATCGGTAACCCATGCGCCGATGACGGGAATATTCCTCCTTTTCGAGATGACCGGATCTTACAAGGTCATCGTCCCCATCATGCTCGCCTGCGCCATAGGCACCGCAGTGGCCCGGCACTTCCGCAAGGAATCCCTGGATACCGCCGACCTTGCGGACAAGGGGATCGACCTGCACACGGGGAGGGAACAGACGGTACTGGAGTCTATCAGGGTCAGGGGAGTCATGGTGCGCGATCCGGAGATTTACCCCGAAACCATGACCATCCGCCAGTTCATGGCCCGCACCCACTCATCACGCCAGGTAACCTTCCCCATCGTCACCGGGGCGGGAGAACTATGCGGCGTCGTGGCTATCCACGACTTCCTCGGGGTCGCGTTCGATCCGGAACTTCTTGACCGGGTCACTCTGGGGGAAATGGCCACCGGCGAGATACAGACCATAACCAGTGACGATTCCCTGGCCGAAGCACTTCAAATCATAGACTGCACAACTCTTGATGAACTGCCGGTTGTGGAGCCGAACAAAAAAAAGCGGGTTGTCGGTATCCTGACCCGCCTCGCCATCACCACCGCCTACAACAGGGCGATAATGGCACAGTCCCTCAGGAGCTGA
- the treS gene encoding maltose alpha-D-glucosyltransferase, with protein sequence MPRREPFFDDNPHWYRDAVIYQLHVKAFADSDGDGMGDFRGLVGKLDYLQSLGINAIWILPFYPSPLRDDGYDIADYYSVNPSYNSLREFREFLRAAHARRIRVITELVLNHTSDQHPWFQRARRAKPGSAHRDYYVWSDTPERYRETRIIFQDFETSNWSWDPVAKAYYWHRFYAHQPDLNYDNPKVQAEMFRVIDYWLRIGVDGVRLDAVPYLFEREGTNCENLPETHAFLKKLRAHVDASFPGRMLLGEANQWPEDAIAYFGEGDECNMLFHFPLMPRMYMAIEMEDRFPVVDIVDQTPSIPEGCQWAIFLRNHDELTLEMVTDEERDYMYRVYAADPKARINLGIRRRLAPLLARDRRKIELMNALLFSLPGTPIIYYGDEIGMGDNYYLGDRNGVRTPMQWSPDRNAGFSSANPQRLFLPVIIDPEYHYEAVNVDIQERNPTSLLWWMRRIIAVRRRFRAFSCGSLEMLYPANHKVLAFLRRLDDEVILVVANLSRFAQAASLDLKEFAGIPPEDLFSRNRFPVIRESPYPLTLGPHDHFWFLLRRKEMPLAEEGELPRIKIHGGLPWWESLQHSRGDTHLERIATGYLNRSGWFQGKGRAIIGYTLRDTVLLRRDEKIFPIFFLEVRYQEGAPETYMIPVALLTGAGAKRVAAESPRAAVAILCVGDEEGILCDAVYDREFREALLALALGRRRLHGKRDSTVAPVHAGGGRTEDAGELEHLLSDIPKAEQSNSIITYGDRHVLKLYRKVEPGLNSEVETARFLTANSRYPNVAPFKGSLELRRRGADPCTIALLQGYIPNQGDGWRLALHLLEQYFDRILSRRSELPPPPERFPHFIDGSACAVPEPIADLIGGFYLEMAGLLGTRTAELHLALASGGNDPAWRPEEYSTLYQRSVYQSMRNQARRSLQLLAQCRKELPTEDLEAAGRVLAAEKEILSILRLIVGRRIEAMKIRIHGNFTLGKVLFTGKDFMIIDFEGEPDGTLGERRIKRSPLRDIAGMIRSFHNATLTALARHGAAHPGDIPLMEPWANACYYHVSCRYLAGYLDRMGTSPLVPADRNDLETLLRSFLLDKALHELGHTLVHRPGRASLSLRGVETVLEEYRGN encoded by the coding sequence GTCCTTAACCACACCTCCGATCAGCATCCCTGGTTCCAGCGGGCACGGCGGGCCAAGCCGGGGTCGGCCCACCGCGATTACTACGTCTGGAGCGATACCCCTGAACGTTACCGGGAGACCCGTATAATCTTCCAGGACTTCGAAACGTCCAACTGGAGTTGGGACCCGGTGGCCAAGGCTTATTACTGGCATCGTTTCTACGCTCACCAACCGGACCTCAATTACGATAACCCAAAGGTCCAGGCAGAGATGTTTCGCGTAATCGATTACTGGCTCCGGATAGGGGTGGACGGCGTGAGGCTGGATGCCGTCCCCTACCTTTTCGAGCGTGAGGGGACCAACTGCGAAAACCTCCCCGAAACCCACGCTTTCCTGAAAAAGCTCCGGGCCCACGTGGACGCATCGTTTCCCGGCCGGATGCTCCTGGGTGAAGCCAACCAGTGGCCCGAGGACGCCATCGCCTACTTTGGGGAAGGGGACGAATGCAACATGCTCTTCCACTTTCCCCTCATGCCCCGCATGTACATGGCCATCGAGATGGAAGACCGCTTTCCCGTGGTGGACATCGTCGATCAGACCCCGTCCATCCCTGAAGGATGCCAGTGGGCCATCTTCCTGCGCAATCACGATGAGCTGACCCTGGAAATGGTGACCGACGAAGAGCGGGATTACATGTACCGGGTCTACGCCGCCGACCCGAAAGCGCGAATAAATCTGGGAATCCGGCGCCGCCTTGCGCCGCTCCTTGCCCGGGACCGGCGGAAAATCGAGTTAATGAACGCCCTCCTCTTCTCGCTCCCCGGCACCCCCATCATCTACTACGGCGACGAGATCGGCATGGGTGACAATTACTACCTGGGGGACCGCAACGGTGTCCGCACCCCCATGCAGTGGAGCCCCGACCGCAACGCAGGCTTCTCTTCCGCCAACCCCCAGCGGCTTTTCCTGCCGGTCATCATCGACCCCGAATACCACTACGAAGCGGTGAACGTGGATATCCAGGAGCGCAACCCCACGTCGCTGCTCTGGTGGATGCGGCGCATCATCGCCGTGCGGCGGCGCTTCAGGGCTTTCAGCTGTGGCAGCCTCGAAATGCTCTACCCGGCCAACCACAAAGTTCTCGCCTTTCTCCGACGGCTCGACGACGAGGTAATTCTCGTGGTGGCCAACCTCTCCCGCTTCGCCCAGGCCGCAAGCCTCGATCTGAAGGAATTCGCCGGGATCCCGCCCGAAGATCTCTTCAGCCGCAACCGTTTCCCGGTAATCCGGGAGTCCCCCTACCCCCTTACCCTTGGCCCCCACGATCATTTCTGGTTCCTCCTGCGCCGCAAGGAGATGCCGCTGGCAGAAGAGGGAGAACTGCCCCGCATCAAAATCCACGGCGGGCTACCCTGGTGGGAAAGCCTCCAACACTCCCGGGGTGACACCCACCTGGAGCGGATAGCAACCGGATACCTCAACCGCAGCGGCTGGTTCCAGGGTAAGGGTCGAGCCATCATCGGCTACACGTTGCGGGATACCGTGCTCCTGCGCCGGGATGAAAAGATTTTTCCCATTTTCTTTCTGGAGGTCCGCTACCAGGAAGGGGCGCCGGAAACCTACATGATTCCCGTTGCGCTGCTCACGGGAGCCGGGGCGAAAAGGGTTGCCGCCGAATCACCACGGGCGGCCGTGGCAATCCTTTGCGTGGGGGATGAGGAGGGGATTCTCTGCGACGCGGTCTACGACCGGGAATTCAGGGAGGCGCTCCTCGCTCTTGCCCTTGGCCGGCGCCGGCTTCACGGCAAAAGAGACAGTACCGTTGCTCCCGTTCATGCAGGAGGAGGACGCACCGAAGACGCGGGAGAACTGGAGCACCTCCTCTCGGATATCCCCAAGGCGGAGCAGAGCAACAGCATCATCACCTACGGGGACCGCCATGTCCTCAAACTCTACCGCAAGGTGGAACCGGGCCTCAACTCTGAAGTTGAAACCGCTCGATTCCTTACGGCGAATTCCCGCTACCCCAACGTTGCCCCGTTCAAGGGAAGCCTGGAACTGCGGCGCCGCGGCGCCGACCCTTGCACCATTGCCCTTCTCCAGGGCTACATCCCCAACCAGGGGGACGGGTGGCGACTCGCACTGCACCTGCTGGAGCAATACTTCGACCGAATACTTTCACGCCGCAGCGAACTCCCCCCGCCGCCCGAACGATTCCCGCACTTCATCGACGGCAGCGCCTGCGCTGTTCCGGAACCGATTGCCGATCTCATCGGAGGCTTCTACCTGGAAATGGCGGGACTTCTCGGCACACGGACCGCAGAGCTCCATCTTGCCCTGGCATCAGGAGGGAACGACCCGGCATGGCGGCCGGAAGAGTACTCGACCCTCTACCAGCGCTCCGTCTACCAGTCCATGCGCAACCAGGCCCGCCGCAGTCTCCAGCTTCTGGCCCAGTGCCGGAAGGAACTGCCGACCGAAGACCTGGAAGCCGCCGGCCGGGTGCTGGCCGCCGAGAAAGAGATCCTTTCCATACTGCGCCTCATCGTCGGAAGGCGGATAGAGGCCATGAAAATCCGCATCCACGGCAACTTCACCCTGGGCAAGGTGTTATTCACCGGCAAGGATTTCATGATCATTGACTTTGAGGGGGAGCCAGACGGGACGCTCGGAGAACGCCGCATCAAGCGCTCGCCGCTGAGGGACATTGCAGGGATGATCCGTTCCTTCCACAATGCGACTCTCACTGCCCTCGCCCGGCACGGGGCCGCGCATCCCGGGGACATTCCCCTCATGGAGCCATGGGCCAACGCCTGCTACTACCACGTGAGCTGCCGGTATCTTGCGGGGTACCTGGACCGGATGGGCACGAGCCCTCTCGTCCCGGCAGACCGCAATGATCTGGAAACCCTTCTCCGTTCGTTCCTCCTGGACAAGGCCCTCCACGAACTGGGACACACCCTCGTCCATCGACCCGGGCGGGCCTCGCTCTCCCTGCGGGGGGTCGAGACGGTGTTGGAGGAATACCGGGGAAATTAG